In Pongo abelii isolate AG06213 chromosome 5, NHGRI_mPonAbe1-v2.0_pri, whole genome shotgun sequence, a single genomic region encodes these proteins:
- the FOXQ1 gene encoding forkhead box protein Q1, giving the protein MKLEVFAPRAAHGDKQGSDLEGAGGSDAPSPLSAAGDDSLGSDGDCAANSPAAGGGARDPPGDGEQSAGGGPGAEEAIPAAAAAAVVAEGAEAGAAGPGAGGAGSGEGARSKPYTRRPKPPYSYIALIAMAIRDSAGGRLTLAEINEYLMGKFPFFRGSYTGWRNSVRHNLSLNDCFVKVLRDPSRPWGKDNYWMLNPNSEYTFADGVFRRRRKRLSHRAPAPAPGLRPEEAPGLPAAPPPAPAAPASPRMRSPARQEERASPAGKFSSSFAIDSILSKPFRSRRLRDTAPGTTLQWGAAPCPPLPAFPALLPAAPGRALLPLCAYGAGEAALMGARGAEVPPTAPPLLLAPLSAAAPAKPLRSPAAGGAHLYCPLRLPAALQAASVRRPGPHLPYPVETLLA; this is encoded by the coding sequence ATGAAGTTGGAGGTGTTCGCCCCTCGCGCGGCCCACGGGGACAAGCAGGGCAGTGACCTGGAGGGCGCGGGCGGCAGCGACGCGCCGTCCCCGCTGTCGGCGGCGGGAGACGACTCCCTGGGCTCAGATGGGGACTGCGCGGCCAACAGCCCGGCCGCGGGCGGCGGCGCCAGAGATCCGCCGGGCGACGGCGAACAGAGTGCGGGAGGCGGGCCGGGCGCGGAGGAGGCGATCCcggcagcagctgctgcagcGGTGGTGGCGGAGGGCGCGGAGGCCGGGGCGGCGGGGCCGGGCGCGGGCGGCGCGGGGAGCGGCGAGGGCGCACGCAGCAAGCCGTATACGCGGCGGCCCAAGCCCCCCTACTCGTACATCGCGCTCATCGCCATGGCCATCCGCGACTCGGCGGGCGGGCGCTTGACGCTGGCGGAGATCAACGAATACCTCATGGGCAAGTTCCCCTTTTTCCGCGGCAGCTACACGGGCTGGCGCAACTCCGTGCGCCACAACCTTTCGCTCAACGACTGCTTCGTCAAGGTGCTGCGCGACCCCTCGCGGCCCTGGGGCAAGGACAACTACTGGATGCTCAACCCCAACAGCGAGTACACCTTCGCCGACGGGGTCTTCCGCCGACGCCGCAAGCGCCTCAGCCACCGCGCGCCGGCCCCCGCGCCCGGGCTGCGGCCCGAGGAGGCCCCGGGCCTCCCCGCCGCCCCACCGCCCGCGCCTGCCGCCCCGGCCTCGCCCCGCATGCGCTCGCCCGCCCGCCAGGAGGAGCGCGCCAGCCCCGCGGGCAAGTTCTCCAGCTCCTTCGCCATCGACAGCATCCTCAGCAAGCCCTTCCGCAGCCGCCGCCTCAGGGACACGGCCCCCGGGACGACGCTTCAGTGGGGCGCTGCGCCCTGCCCGCCGCTGCCCGCGTTCCCCGCGCTCCTCCCCGCGGCGCCCGGCAGGGCCCTGCTGCCGCTCTGCGCGTACGGCGCGGGCGAGGCGGCGCTGATGGGCGCGCGCGGGGCCGAGGTGCCACCGACCGCGCCGCCCCTCCTGCTTGCACCTCTCTCGGCCGCGGCCCCCGCCAAGCCACTCCGAAGCCCGGCGGCCGGCGGCGCGCACCTGTACTGCCCCCTGCGGCTGCCCGCAGCCCTGCAGGCGGCCTCAGTCCGCCGCCCTGGCCCGCACCTGCCGTACCCGGTGGAGACGCTCCTAGCCTGA